The Aureispira anguillae genome contains a region encoding:
- a CDS encoding Kazal-type serine protease inhibitor family protein — MLTLLAASMTTLISWQEKSSSNSSQQELTSANCYCPMVYDPVCGINGVTYSNACVARCHGVKHYTPGACNGNGGGAVLLSLKE; from the coding sequence ATGCTAACATTACTTGCTGCCTCAATGACGACTCTTATAAGCTGGCAGGAAAAATCATCTTCTAATTCATCTCAACAAGAACTAACCTCGGCTAATTGCTACTGCCCCATGGTCTATGATCCAGTTTGTGGAATTAATGGCGTAACCTATAGCAATGCCTGTGTTGCTCGATGTCATGGAGTAAAACACTATACTCCTGGTGCCTGCAATGGTAATGGAGGCGGAGCAGTTTTACTGAGTCTAAAAG
- a CDS encoding LytR/AlgR family response regulator transcription factor has translation MRKYNCIIIEDEPLALERTASFVHKIPFLNLSATFDNALNGLLYLKNNAVDLLFLDINMDELSGIELLENSSINSQVIFTTAYQEYALKGYELNVTDYLLKPFTFERFLQAVNKACENISSKPSTINRDFIFIKTENRLEKIMFEDLLYIEGMRDYRRIHTTKKRIMTLQNFKELEQILPANLVARVHKSYMVAFAKIDSIERSRIRISDQLIPISETYRAAFFKKIKA, from the coding sequence ATGAGAAAATACAATTGTATTATTATTGAAGATGAGCCTTTGGCGCTTGAACGAACTGCGTCTTTTGTCCATAAAATCCCATTTTTAAACTTGTCTGCTACCTTTGACAATGCACTGAATGGGCTACTTTATCTTAAAAATAACGCCGTAGATTTGCTGTTTTTAGACATCAATATGGATGAGCTATCGGGGATAGAATTGCTTGAAAATTCTTCCATTAATAGTCAAGTCATCTTTACAACAGCTTACCAAGAATATGCACTCAAGGGCTATGAATTAAATGTTACCGATTACTTGCTCAAACCATTTACTTTTGAGCGTTTTTTGCAAGCAGTCAACAAAGCTTGCGAAAATATAAGTTCCAAGCCTTCAACCATCAATCGGGATTTTATTTTTATAAAAACCGAAAATCGCCTAGAGAAAATTATGTTTGAAGACCTCCTTTATATTGAAGGAATGCGAGATTACAGAAGAATTCACACCACAAAAAAAAGAATCATGACCTTGCAAAACTTCAAAGAATTGGAACAAATACTCCCCGCTAATCTAGTAGCAAGAGTGCACAAATCTTATATGGTTGCCTTTGCCAAAATAGACTCTATAGAACGCAGTAGAATCCGTATTTCTGATCAGCTTATCCCCATCTCTGAAACCTATAGAGCCGCCTTTTTTAAAAAGATCAAAGCTTAA